The following coding sequences lie in one Fusarium poae strain DAOMC 252244 chromosome 1, whole genome shotgun sequence genomic window:
- a CDS encoding hypothetical protein (BUSCO:7995at5125) — MDIRSFFGPKGGSAPKPAPRKAEELAKSKRATKGRKVVEDSEDEDEEVVEVKKTAAKPASKRKIKDEEPKGVSISADDYFASSKANKSTTSATPKKSAAKTEVPVRSTPRTKAASPKPPAPAKNGKTAATRKTTTSHSHNAADEDSDAYMDDGDEDEGDIFAADAKGRSKRKNDDYEEDESDEEVLPQPKRIATRGRRAVKEEDSDEDVKPAPAGKKRKSPAEDSEESEEEAPPKKKAAAKPKAPAKPRAPRAKKADEPEDDDIKNILDSVATVRAPTPPPKDPNNKFDWKKKAFGGGNASAQPASGSVELPEGEEECLSGLSFVFTGVLQLISRDDGQALVKRYGGKVVGQPSSKTSFVVLGEDAGPSKLAKIQSHGIKTIDENGLFDLIRKLPAFGGGGKGAQKAQEKKKAEEDKVKKQAAEMEAEEKARRAEAAKAAKKAAAAGGAPARAPAAPPVQLLTSKYAPTQLSHICGNKSQVEKIQSWLRNWPKHKKYNFQRRGADGMGGERAIIISGPPGIGKTTAAHLAAKLEGYDVLESNASDSRSKKLVENGVSDVMNNTSLLGYFAGDGKDVDATKKKIVLIMDEVDGMSAGDRGGVGALAKFCKKTEIPLILICNERKLPKMKPFDHVTFDLRFNRPTVDQVRSRIMTICHREGLKLPPSVVDALIEGSNKDIRQIINMISTAKLDQTSMDFDQSKAMSKAWEKHVILKPWDICQKMLAGGLFAPASKATLNDKIELYFNDHEFSYLMIQENYLRTKPMAISGKGHSQREYNLKALELFDNAAESISDGDLVDRMIHGPQQQWSLMPTHAVFSTVRPASFIAGQLLGSNFTSWLGNNSKYGRLGRSLREVHSHMRLRSSGDHNEIRQQYLPILWSQLVGRLQSQNNDAVGPVIDLMDSYFLTREDFDTVQELGVGAMDGEKVKIETKTKAAFTRTYNAMSHPVPFMKASNVTAPKAQPKEVPDLEEAVEDDDAEVVEAPEADEDDDDIDFKKDKYIKKPKAKKATKKATKAAAAADDDDEEEKPKRGRAKAKATTTKAKAKK; from the exons ATGGATATTCGTTCCTTCTTTGGGCCAAAGGGTGGCAGTGCCCCCAAACCTGCTCCTAGAAAAGCTGAGGAGCTGGCCAAGAGCAAGCGTGCAACAA AGGGAAGAAAAGTTGTTGAAGACagcgaagatgaagatgaggaggtTGTAGA AGTGAAGAAAACGGCAGCTAAGCCAGCCTCCAAGAGAAAAATCAA GGACGAAGAGCCTAAGGGTGTGTCGATATCCGCTGACGACTACTTCGCTTCGAGCAAAGCCAACAAATCTACAACTTCGGCAACACCTAAAAAGTCTGCAGCTAAAACAGAAGTCCCTGTTCGATCAACTCCCCGAACAAAGGCTGCATCTCCGAAGCCCCCAGCACCAGCGAAGAACGGCAAAACCGCTGCTACACGAAAAACCACGACCTCTCACTCGCATAATGCGGCCGACGAAGATTCTGATGCATACATGGACGATGGAGACGAAGATGAGGGCGATATTTTTGCCGCTGACGCCAAAGGCCGAAGTAAGCGTAAGAACGACGACtatgaggaggatgagtcCGACGAAGAGGTCCTTCCTCAACCCAAGCGCATAGCTACCAGAGGCCGCCGGGCTGTTAAGGAAGAAGATTCCGACGAGGACGTGAAGCCTGCTCCTGCTGGCAAGAAAAGAAAGTCTCCTGCTGAAGACTCGGAGGAGTCAGAAGAGGAGGCCCCaccgaagaagaaggccgctGCCAAGCCGAAAGCCCCAGCCAAACCTCGAGCTCCAAGGGCGAAGAAGGCTGATGAGCCAGAAGACGATGACATCAAGAATATCCTTGACAGTGTTGCTACTGTTCGAGCTCCTACGCCACCGCCAAAGGATCCCAATAACAAGTTCGACTGGAAGAAGAAAGCCTTCGGGGGCGGTAACGCATCTGCTCAGCCAGCGTCTGGCTCAGTCGAGCTTCCGGAGGGTGAGGAAGAGTGTCTCTCTGGCCTCAGTTTTGTTTTTACAGGCGTCTTGCAACTTATCAGCCGTGACGACGGGCAAGCTCTCGTCAAGAGATATGGTGGTAAAGTTGTTGGTCAACCAAGCAGCAAAACAAGTTTCGTGGTCCTTGGAGAGGACGCTGGTCCAAGCAAACTGGCAAAAATTCAGTCTCACGGCATCAAGACAATTGATGAGAACGGACTTTTCGACTTGATTCGCAAGCTTCCTGCATTTGGAGGAGGCGGCAAAGGGGCTCAGAAGGcccaagagaagaaaaaggccgAAGAAGACAAGGTGAAGAAGCAAGCTGCCGAAATGGAGGCTGAAGAGAAAGCCCGTAGAGCTGAGGCTGCAAAGGCTGCTAAGAAGGCTGCCGCCGCTGGAGGAGCGCCTGCCAGAGCTCCGGCAGCACCCCCTGTGCAGTTGCTCACGTCTAAATATGCACCAACACAGCTCAGTCATATCTGTGGCAACAAATCCCAGGTTGAAAAGATCCAGTCGTGGCTTAGAAACTGGCCCAAGCACAAGAAATACAACTTCCAGCGACGAGGCGCCGATGGAATGGGCGGTGAGCGTGCTATCATCATCTCTGGTCCTCCTGGAATTGGCAAGACAACTGCTGCCCACCTAGCAGCGAAACTCGAAGGGTACGACGTTTTGGAAAGCAACGCCAGTGATTCTCGAAGCAAGAAGCTCGTTGAGAATGGAGTGAGTGATGTCATGAACAACACTTCACTTCTCGGATATTTTGCTGGCGACGGCAAGGATGTCGACgccaccaagaagaagattgttCTCATTATGGACGAAGTTGATGGTATGTCTGCGGGTGATCGTGGTGGTGTCGGCGCTTTAGCGAAATTCTGCAAGAAGACAGAGATTCCTCTGATCCTCATCTGCAACGAACGAAAGCTGCCCAAGATGAAGCCCTTTGATCATGTCACATTCGACCTCCGATTCAATCGTCCCACTGTGGATCAGGTCCGATCCCGTATCATGACAATTTGCCATAGAGAAGGCCTCAAACTCCCGCCTTCCGTGGTGGACGCTCTTATCGAAGGAAGCAATAAAGATATTCGTCAAATCATCAACATGATTTCCACCGCAAAGCTAGATCAGACAAGCATGGATTTTGACCAGAGCAAGGCTATGTCGAAGGCCTGGGAGAAACATGTTATCCTCAAGCCTTGGGATATCTGCCAGAAGATGCTGGCCGGCGGACTTTTTGCTCCTGCTAGTAAGGCGACGCTGAATGACAAGATTGAGCTTTACTTCAACGACCACGAATTCAGTTATCTCATGATCCAAGAGAACTATCTTCGAACAAAGCCCATGGCTATCAGCGGCAAAGGGCACAGCCAACGCGAGTACAACCTCAAGGCGCTTGAACTGTTCGACAATGCGGCAGAGAGTATCAGTGATGGCGATTTGGTTGACCGCATGATCCACGGACCTCAACAGCAGTGGAGTCTCATGCCCACACATGCCGTGTTCAGTACGGTTCGCCCAGCCAGCTTTATTGCGGGCCAACTGTTGGGCTCGAACTTTACATCCTGGCTCGGCAACAACAGCAAGTACGGAAGACTTGGCAGATCGCTTCGAGAAGTTCATTCTCACATGCGTCTCAGATCTTCTGGCGATCACAACGAAATTCGCCAGCAGTATCTGCCTATTCTCTGGTCGCAGCTTGTCGGACGACTCCAAAGTCAAAACAACGATGCTGTAGGACCAGTAATTGATCTGATGGACAGCTACTTCTTGACTCGAGAAGATTTTGACACTGTTCAAGAACTCGGCGTTGGGGCAATGGACGGGGAGAAAGTGAAGATTGAGACGAAGACCAAAGCTGCCTTCACCAGAAC ATATAACGCAATGAGCCATCCTGTTCCTTTTATGAAGGCCAGTAATGTTACCGCTCCCAAAGCTCAGCCTAAGGAGGTCCCTGATCTGGAGGAGGCCGTCGAAGACGATGACGCCGAAGTTGTTGAGGCACCTGAAGCcgatgaggacgatgacgatatCGACTTCAAGAAGGACAAATACATCAAGAAGCCTAAAGCAAAGAAGGCTACCAAGAAGGCAACGAAGGCTGCTGCCGCggccgacgacgatgatgaagaggagaagcccaagcgagGACGGGCTAAGGCTAAGGCTACGActaccaaggccaaggcgaAGAAATAA
- a CDS encoding hypothetical protein (BUSCO:43029at5125): MKPTSTSALLNAFQGLRLCTSSPLRQLRAPLQQTSKTLDATRRLQNVRAFSTTSPMLGSWLEPNLNRKKKMAKGRPRVATGGSTKGTTVLFGEWGLRMTDHHRRISAKQLKMAEDTIKVRLRGQKYRLYKRKNCNVGVYVSGNDMRMGKGKGSFDHWATRMAVSQILFEIRGKLHEQVVRDAFRLAGNKLPGQWEFVKRGDAPMVGITKLDGVTLEELKRPRRHIAPVELLEASQNTTETLVGSTSEASRNP; the protein is encoded by the exons ATGAAGCCCACCAGCACGTCGGCATTGCTCAATGCTTTCCAGGGCTTGAGGTTATGCACCTCTTCGCCTCTGAGACAACTTCGTGCGCCCCTTCAGCAAACATCCAAGACGCTGGATGCGACCCGACGACTCCAAAATGTCCGAGCCTTTTCGACGACCTCACCGATGCTGGGCAGCTGGTTGGAGCCTAATTTGAAccgaaagaagaaaatgGCCAAGGGTCGACCTCGTGTCGCAACGGGTGGTTCTACCAAGGGTACGACAGTGCTGTTTGGCGAATGGGGTCTCCGAATGACGGATCACCACCGAAGAATCAGCGCAAAGCAACTAAAGATGGCCGAGGATACCATTAAAGTGCGACTTCGAGGACAAAAATACCGACTATATAAGCGAAAGAACTGTAACGTCGGTGTTTACGTCAGCGGTAATGAT ATGCGTATGGGTAAGGGTAAGGGTTCCTTTGACCATTGGGCCACCCGAATGGCTGTTAGTCAAATTCTGTTCGAGATCCGAGGAAAACTTCACGAACAAGTTGTGAGGGATGCCTTCCGCTTGGCTGGAAACAAGCTGCCTG GCCAGTGGGAATTCGTAAAGAGGGGAGATGCTCCAATGGTAGGAATCACCAAGTTGGATGGTGTTACGTTGGAAGAGTTGAAGAGACCTCGACGACACATTGCTCCTGTTGAGCTCCTGGAGGCTTCCCAGAACACAACAGAGACACTTGTTGGAAGCACATCTGAGGCTTCCCGCAACCCTTAG
- a CDS encoding hypothetical protein (BUSCO:33399at5125), translating to MALIVDKHRPRSLDALTYHDELSERLRSLAQNGDFPHLLVYGPSGAGKKTRIVATLKELYGPGVEKIKIDARVFQTSSNRKLEFNIVASIYHLEITPSDVGNYDRVVVQDLLKEVAQTQQVDQSAKQKFKVVVINEADHLTRDAQAALRRTMEKYSPNLRLILLANSTANIIAPIRSRTLLVRVAAPTHEEICNVLAVSAKKEGWPVVPGLHQRIAEESGRNLRRALLMYEAVHAQNEKVTDNTPIPPADWEALIGQIAQDIYAEHTPARILEVRSKLYDLLTHCIPPTTILKTLAFKLIALVDDGLKGEVIQWAAFYEHRVKTGTKVIFHLEAFVAKFMRIVEMYLMSMDM from the exons ATGGCGCTCATTGTTGATAAGCACCGACCTCGGTCACTTGATGCCCTCACATATCACGATGAGCTATCAGAGCGACTTCGTTCTCTT GCCCAGAATGGTGACTTTCCCCATTTGCTTGTATACGGCCCTTCAGGTGCTGGCAAGAAGACACGAATCGTTGCTACATTGAAAGAGCTCTACGGACCCGGTGTggagaagatcaagatcgATGCACGAGTATTCCAGACAAGCAGCAACCGAAAACTTGAGTTCAACATCGTCGCCTCCATCTACCATCTCGAGATCACACCATCTGATGTTGGAAACTATGACAGAGTTGTTGTTCAGGACCTCTTGAAGGAGGTAGCCCAAACACAGCAGGTGGATCAGTCAGCCAAACAGAAGTTCAAGGTCGTGGTCATCAACGAAGCAGACCACCTTACAAGGGACGCCCAAGCAGCTCTACGACGAACGATGGAGAAGTACTCGCCCAATCTTCGACTGATCCTTTTGGCGAATTCGACTGCCAATATCATTGCTCCGATTCGTTCAAGAACTCTCTTGGTCAGAGTGGCGGCCCCTACTCACGAGGAGATATGCAATGTGCTAGCCGTGTCAGCTAAGAAGGAGGGCTGGCCCGTTGTCCCAGGCCTGCATCAGCGAATAGCAGAGGAAAGCGGGCGAAACCTACGACGAGCCTTGCTCATGTATGAAGCCGTCCATGCACAGAA TGAGAAGGTCACAGACAACACACCTATCCCGCCCGCCGATTGGGAAGCCCTCATCGGCCAGATCGCACAAGATATTTACGCGGAACACACACCAGCCAGGATCCTGGAAGTGCGATCGAAGCTCTACGATTTGTTGACACACTGCATCCCTCCAACTACCATTCTCAAGACTTTGGCATTCAAGCTGATTGctcttgttgatgatggaCTGAAGGGCGAGGTGATCCAATGGGCGGCCTTTTATGAACATCGTGTCAAGACAGGTACAAAGGTCATCTTCCACCTCGAGGCCTTCGTGGCCAAGTTCATGAGAATTGTCGAGATGTATTTGATGAGCATGGATATGTAA
- the ACU5_1 gene encoding Acetyl-coenzyme A synthetase (BUSCO:8491at5125), which produces MATTVEHSRVHHELKASTPESIPKSAIPAAVASPVPAPAATETVSLKSEETQATVKETKVPVVAEAHLVDTYHPPQRMFAKHPHRPHLANLEEYKRLYKESITQPEKFWADRARELISWDRDFETTRSGSLLNADVSYFNEGRLNASYNCVDRHAFKDPDRVAIIYEADEPSEGRNVTYGELLREVSRTAWVLKQMGVRKGDTVAIYLPMIPEAIIALMACVRIGAVHSVIFAGFSSDSLRDRVVDAGCKVVITTDEGKRGGKLIGTKKIVDDALKQCPAVENVLVYKRTGSEIPWTSGRDFWWHEEVEKWPNYFPPEPVASEDPLFLLYTSGSTGKPKGVLHTTAGYLLGAAMTGKYVFDIHEGDRYFCGGDVGWITGHTYVVYAPLMLGVSTVVFEGTPAYPNFSRYWDIIEKHNVTQFYVAPTALRLLKRAGDEHVRGKFAHLRVLGSVGEPIAAEIWKWYFEVIGKEECHIVDTYWQTESGSHVITPLAGITPTKPGSCSLPFFGVEPALIDPVSGEEIHGNDVEGVLTFKQSWPSMARTVWGAHNRYRETYLDVYKGYYFTGDGAARDHEGFYWIRGRVDDVVNVSGHRLSTAEIEAALLEHHAVADAAVVGISDELTGQAVNAFVDLEKNVEATDALRKELIVQVRKSIGPFAAPKAVYIVPDMPKTRSGKIMRRVLRKIVAGEEDQLGDTTTLSDPSVVDKIIKAVHDAKRK; this is translated from the exons ATGGCGACCACTGTCGAGCACTCCCGAGTGCATCATGAGCTCAAGGCTTCGACTCCCGAGTCCATCCCCAAGAGTGCAATTCCTGCCGCCGTTGCCTCTCCCGTTCCCGCTCCCGCAGCCACTGAGACTGTCTCGTTGAAAAGTGAAGAAACTCAAGCTACTGTCAAAGAGACAAAAGTCCCTGTAGTTGCTGAAGCACATCTCGTTGACACATACC ACCCTCCTCAGCGCATGTTTGCTA AACACCCCCACCGGCCCCACCTTGCCA ACCTCGAAGAGTATAAACGACTCTACAAGGAATCTATCACACAACCCGAAAAGTTCTGGGCGGACCGTGCACGCGAACTTATCTCCTGGGACCGCGACTTCGAGACCACCCGAAGTGGTTCCCTTTTGAATGCTGACGTCTCCTACTTCAACGAGGGCCGTTTGAACGCCTCATACAACTGTGTCGACCGTCACGCTTTCAAGGACCCCGATCGTGTTGCCATCATTTACGAAGCTGATGAGCCCAGCGAGGGACGCAATGTTACTTATGGCGAGCTGCTCCGAGAGGTCTCTCGAACCGCATGGGTTCTCAAGCAGATGGGCGTCCGCAAGGGTGATACTGTTGCTATCTACCTGCCCATGATTCCCGAAGCCATCATCGCACTTATGGCCTGTGTTCGTATCGGTGCAGTTCACTCAGTTATCTTTGCTGGTTTCTCCTCAGACTCCCTGCGCGACCGTGTTGTCGATGCTGGCTGCAAGGTCGTCATCACAACTGACGAAGGCAAACGAGGCGGCAAGTTGATTGGCACCAAGAAGATTGTCGATGATGCTCTCAAGCAGTGCCCTGCTGTTGAGAATGTCCTTGTCTACAAGCGTACAGGTTCAGAGATCCCCTGGACCAGCGGTCGTGACTTCTGGTGGCACGAAGAGGTAGAGAAGTGGCCCAACTACTTCCCTCCTGAGCCCGTCGCTTCTGAAGACCCCCTATTCCTTCTATACACTTCTGGTTCCACTGGTAAGCCCAAGGGTGTTTTGCATACCACAGCCGGATATCTCCTTGGTGCTGCCATGACTGGCAAGTATGTCTTTGATATCCATGAGGGTGATAGATACTTCTGCGGCGGTGATGTCGGATGGATCACCGGACACACTTATGTCGTTTACGCTCCTCTGATGCTCGGCGTATCTACTGTCGTCTTTGAGGGCACACCCGCCTACCCCAACTTCTCGCGATACTGGGACATCATCGAGAAACACAACGTTACCCAGTTCTACGTTGCTCCTACCGCTCTGAGGCTGCTGAAGCGTGCTGGCGATGAGCATGTTCGAGGAAAGTTCGCCCATCTTCGTGTACTAGGCTCTGTTGGTGAACCTATCGCTGCCGAGATCTGGAAGTGGTATTTTGAGGTTATTGGAAAGGAGGAGTGCCATATCGTTGAT ACATACTGGCAAACCGAATCCGGATCTCATGTTATCACCCCCCTGGCTGGAATTACCCCAACTAAGCCTGGCAGTTGCTCGCTGCCTTTCTTCGGTGTCGAGCCCGCCCTTATTGATCCTGTTTCTGGTGAAGAAATTCACGGAAACGATGTCGAGGGTGTCCTGACATTTAAGCAATCTTGGCCCAGCATGGCTCGTACTGTCTGGGGAGCCCATAACCGGTACAGGGAGACTTACCTTGACGTCTACAAGGGTTACTACTTTACTGGAGATGGCGCTGCCCGAGACCACGAGGGTTTCTACTGGATTCGAGGTCGTGTTGACGATGTTGTCAACGTCAGTGGGCATCGTCTATCAACTGCTGAGATCGAGGCAGCGCTATTGGAACACCATGCCGTTGCTGACGCAGCCGTCGTCGGTATTTCTGATGAGCTTACCGGCCAGGCTGTCAACGCATTTGTTGATCTCGAGAAAAACGTTGAAGCTACCGATGCTCTGCGCAAGGAACTCATTGTCCAGGTACGCAAGAGCATTGGACCTTTTGCCGCACCCAAGGCCGTATACATTGTGCCAGATATGCCCAAGACGCGAAGTGGCAAGATTATGCGACGAGTATTGAGAAAGATCGTTGCTGGCGAAGAAGATCAGCTTGGAGATACCACTACT TTATCCGATCCTTCTGTTGTGGACAAGATCATCAAAGCTGTTCATGATGCCAAGCGCAAGTAA
- a CDS encoding hypothetical protein (SECRETED:SignalP(1-23)~MEROPS:MER0182135~TransMembrane:1 (n7-18c23/24o694-718i)~BUSCO:8176at5125) encodes MVSLRSIATAIAGVALFFETSLASSVKRNAVNYISLIDEPVINTPSHRIRADSHFNLLFSLHNKQQKIRLELEPNHDILPENFAITHIGGDGSVKSVETIKREEDKVFKGSVFIQRIGREGWTKAGWARITIHRDGKDPIFEGTLRIDGNHHHIHTGTNFQQVRHEDDPVLATTEDGDEVMVVWRDSDVISFHSEELKKREASAALCNSDTLGFNSKFHELENFDTFGVSNSKSLFGRQTIDTGNDGSSVDLESTIGSVSGCPTSRRVALLGIATDCGYTSTFNSTEALRKSVIRMVNDASQVYESSFNITLGIQNLTISDGSCPGSPSDTAPWNQKCSNEVDLSDRLNLFSAWRGKNADSNAYWTLLSTCNTDSAVGLAWLGQLCRPGASANANSGGRNETVAGANVVVRTSAEWQVFAHETGHTFGAVHDCTSSACPVSPNAQACCPLSKSSCDAKGDFIMNPSSRPGISEFSACTIGNICSGFKRNVNSECLTENRNVKTISGQQCGNGIVEEGEDCDCGGEESCGNNPCCDAKTCKFKGNAECDNSNEECCTEGCKFASSGTVCRSSTGPCDPEEKCTGKDATCPKDAHSDDGDDCGDGLQCASGQCTSRDEQCRANYQNTTSSSHVKACTNSCLLSCQTSGDGFCVQRNQNFLDGTSCGGGGGKCQNGNCEGASTWKEIENWFKNNKNIALPVGIVLAALLLLAVSCCCFSCIRRRLARRKASKRPAMSAWPGYPPPPPVPGSNQQGGYQYAPIGNNNGWQQQQRTRSMRYA; translated from the exons ATGGTATCGTTACGGTCTATCGCGACCGCTATTGCGGGTGTCGCCTTGTTCTTTGAGACCTCACTGG CAAGCTCCGTAAAGCGCAACGCCGTTAACTATATTTCACTGATCGACGAGCCCGTTATTAACACGCCGTCTCACCGAATCCGCGCCGACTCGCATTTCAACCTTTTATTCTCGTTACACAACAAACAGCAAAAGATTCGCCTTGAGCTCGAACCGAACCATGATATTTTGCCTGAGAATTTCGCCATTACTCACATCGGGGGCGACGGTTCCGTGAAATCTGTCGAGACGATAAAGCGAGAGGAAGACAAGGTATTCAAAGGTTCCGTCTTTATTCAACGAATAGGAAGAGAGGGATGGACAAAGGCTGGCTGGGCAAGAATCACAATTCATCGCGATGGCAAAGACCCTATCTTCGAGGGTACCCTTCGAATTGACGGAAACCACCACCACATTCATACCGGCACAAACTTCCAGCAAGTCCGACACGAAGACGACCCCGTATTGGCAACCACGGAAGACGGCGACGAAGTCATGGTAGTCTGGCGCGACTCAGATGTCATTTCTTTTCACTCCGAGGAATTAAAGAAGCGGGAGGCTTCGGCTGCGCTGTGCAACTCTGACACTTTAGGTTTCAACAGCAAGTTTCATGAACTCGAGAACTTTGATACGTTTGGCGTCTCAAACTCTAAATCTCTATTCGGACGACAAACTATCGACACCGGTAACGACGGTAGCAGTGTTGATCTCGAGTCGACAATTGGCTCTGTGAGCGGTTGCCCGACTAGCCGAAGGGTAGCTCTCCTGGGTATTGCGACAGACTGTGGATACACTTCGACTTTCAACTCTACCGAGGCATTAAGAAAGAGCGTTATTAGAATGGTCAACGATGCCTCTCAGGTTTATGAGAGCTCTTTTAACATCACACTGGGTATTCAGAACCTCACCATCAGTGACGGATCTTGTCCAGGTAGCCCTTCAGATACGGCTCCTTGGAACCAAAAGTGCTCTAATGAAGTCGACCTGTCCGACCGTCTCAACCTGTTCTCTGCTTGGCGTGGCAAGAATGCTGATAGCAACGCATACTGGACACTCCTGAGCACATGTAACACAGACTCTGCCGTTGGTCTTGCCTGGCTGGGCCAGCTTTGTCGTCCTGGTGCTTCAGCCAACGCCAACAGCGGAGGCCGAAACGAAACCGTTGCTGGAGCAAACGTTGTCGTTAGAACGTCAGCAGAGTGGCAGGTTTTTGCCCACGAGACAGGTCACACCTTTGGTGCTGTCCACGATTGCACGTCCAGTGCCTGCCCGGTTTCCCCCAACGCTCAGGCATGCTGTCCCTTGAGCAAGAGCTCGTGCGATGCCAAAGGCGATTTCATCATGAACCCTTCGTCCAGGCCCGGTATCAGTGAATTCTCAGCCTGCACTATTGGAAACATTTGCTCTGGCTTCAAACGAAATGTCAACAGTGAGTGCTTGACCGAGAACAGAAACGTCAAAACTATCTCGGGCCAGCAGTGCGGTAACGGAATCGTCGAAGAAGGCGAGGACTGCGATTGTGGTGGTGAGGAAAGCTGTGGCAACAACCCCTGCTGTGATGCGAAGACTTGCAAATTCAAGGGCAATGCCGAGTGCGATAACTCCAACGAGGAGTGTTGTACCGAGGGATGCAAGTTTGCTTCTTCAGGAACTGTCTGCCGATCAAGCACTGGCCCTTGCGATCCTGAGGAGAAGTGCACAGGAAAGGATGCGACATGCCCCAAGGACGCCCATAGTGATGACGGCGACGACTGCGGCGACGGACTTCAATGCGCTTCGGGTCAGTGTACATCGCGAGATGAGCAGTGCCGAGCCAACTACCAGAACACGACATCGTCATCGCATGTCAAGGCTTGTACTAACAGCTGCCTTTTGTCTTGCCAGACTTCTGGTGATGGTTTCTGTGTGCAGCGAAATCAGAACTTCCTCGACGGTACCTCTTGTGGTGGCGGTGGAGGTAAATGCCAGAACGGAAACTGCGAGGGTGCTTCAACATGGAAAGAGATCGAGAATTGGttcaagaacaacaagaacATCGCACTCCCTGTGGGAATTGTCCTTGCCGCACTCCTCCTCTTGGCTGTATCTTGCTGCTGTTTCAGCTGTATTCGCCGTCGCTTGGCCCGTCGCAAGGCTTCAAAGCGACCAGCCATGAGCGCCTGGCCAGGATatccccctcctcctccagtCCCTGGTAGCAACCAACAAGGCGGATACCAATACGCGCCCATTGGTAACAACAATGgatggcagcagcagcagcggaCTCGCAGTATGAGATATGCTTAG